CCCATCTCCACGAAGCTCCCCTCGTCCAGAAGCAGATCGATCCGCTCTCTGGCGGTGAACTTCCCGGCCTCGTGTTGTTTGGCGATACGAGCCTCCCCTCCGCCAAGTTCGGCCTCCCTGTTCTTTTGCTCAAGTTTGCCAAAAACATCTTTCAGTGTCATTACAACCTCCGCTCAGGATGCAGCGTGAAATAGAGGAAACTGATAAAAAAACAGTTCAGTTTCAAGGCCCCCGTAAATAGTGGGTGAAAAAGATCCCCACCGAGGTGGTCCGGGCGTTGTAGGAGAAGAAGAGATCCTCGCCGGTCCACCAGTGGGTTTTTACGCTCAAACCAACCGAATTGGCGGAATCCAGAAAGCCTTCAAGCCCCACGCCGGCAAACAGGCCGGTTCCCTCGATATCGAGGGTGGAAAATCCATAATCCAGATAATGGCTGCTGAGCCCGGCGATAAAGAAGGGTTGTAACGGCAGGACATCATTGAAAATGAATTTCACTCCCATGTCCAGGCTGGAACAGGTAACATACGACCCGACCAGCCTGTCAAAATGCTCGCCGCCGGAAAGAACGAAATCCAGGGCGAGATAGGGAGAATACCGGTATCCTCCCACCAACCCAAAATCCGCATCAAAGTCAATATCGGCCAGCTCACTCCCGAAACTGACCCTCTCCAGGGTCCCGCCAAGGTACCATTGCCCCGCAAAAACCGGAACGGGAAACAGGGCGATTGCCAAGAGAAGAAACAGCGAAAACCCTATTCTGCATCTCACAATGACTCCCTTTTTTCCAAGTTCCAGTTTCACGTTCCACGTTCCGGGCTCCAGATCCTTTTCCAGCTTCGCCCGGGATTGCCGCACTCCCTTCGGTCACTCGCAATGACATGAGCCTTGTGTGGTCCGTCACTTGCGGACGCCGATTCTATCAATCCTAACGCAAAAAAGGCAAAAACTGCAGTATTTAGTTGTAATCCTTCCCGGTGACAAACTCGTAACCCTTCCAGAAAGCCTCCACGTTGATATCCTCCCCACGATCGAGGTTTTCCCTGATGGTCAAGACGACACTTTCCGTCTCAACGATTCCGGATTGGGCGACGACGCAGCCGAGCATGGCCATATTGACGGCCTGGATATGCCCGGCGTTTCTGGCAATCCGGCCGGCGGGCACGAAGACGGCTTGAGCTCCGCTGACGGCGAACATTGCCCCGATCTCCTCCTCTGCAGGATATGCCTCCGGAGACATCTTTGACATGTAGGGCTGCAGTTTTACCTTGCTTATGAGAGCCGTCCCATCCTTTTTCAGATACGGGATGGCGTGGAGTATTTCCGCCGTTTCCAGGGATACGATCAGGTCCGCGCAGCCCATGGAGATTTTCGGACATATTCTCTTCCCGCACCGAATATGGCTTCTCACTGATCCCCCCAGCTGAGCCAGGCCGGAATGCACATAGAAACTGGCGTTAAGGCCCTCCCTGAGCATGGATTTTGTGAAGATCTCGGAGAAAAGCACCAGGCCCTGCCCTCCTATGCCGGCGGCCACCACATTATATTCCATTTCTTCTCCTCCTGGCCGCAAACCACCTGTGGCTGATTGCGCCCTTGGGACAGTAATGGGCACACAGACCGCAGCTCATGCAGTAATCCTCCTCTATCAAGACACTGTCACCATCCCGGGCCAGTGCAGGACACGCAAGGGCCTCTAAACATGTGCGTTCACAGGATTCAAAGCCGGGGCATCTTTTCTGGTTGATTCTGACCGGAATTTTATAGCCCGGCGGTTTTCTGGCGACACAAGGCGCCCTCATTATCAGGACGTTTACACCTTCGGCGGTCAGGAGCCTTTTGAAGGCCCTGGTGGCTTTTTTCAGCCTGTAGGGGTTGCAGACATTGACGCTCCGAACACCGAGCCCCCAAAGGACGTCCTCGATGGAAATTCTACGCCCCCGACCATCCCGGGTGCCTGGATTTTCCTGGTATCCCGTCATGGACATCCAGTTGTTGTCCAGAATGACTATGGGCAGGTCGCGGCCGGACGACACCGCATCGATAATTGGAGGTATGCCCGCATGGAAGAAGGTGCCATCGCCCAGGGCGGCGACTACCGGCTTTTTCATACCCGCTTCTAAAAATCCGCTTGCGAGGCCGATGCTGTTTCCCATGGATACCTCTGTCCAGCAGATTTTGAACGGCTCATTGATCCCGAGAATAGTACACCCGATATCCCCTGCCACGGGGGTCCGGCCCGGATCAAGCCCCAGCCCTTCCATAGCCTTGATCAGAGCGAAATATGTACTTCTATGGGAACACCCCGCGCAGAAGGTCAGAAGCCGATTGACCTCCATCTCCCCGATACGGTCGGGCAGACCCGCACCGGGACACGTCTCAAGCTCCTCACCCAGGACCTCCGATAACGCCTCCTTTATGATGTCGGGTGAGAGATCCCCGACACGGGGAATGAGTCCCTCCGCTTTGCCGAAGATCTCCGGCCTGCTGCCGCAGCGTGTCGCTTCCGCTCTCACCGCTTCTTCGATAAGCGGTTCAAGTTCCTCAAGAACAAGTACTTTTTCCACAGACGTCAGGAGCTGGCTTACCTTGGATCCGGGGACGGGGTTTGCGGTGGATACCTTCAAGCGGGTAAGGTCGAGGTCGTTTTTTTCAAGAACCTCGCACAGGTAATCCCACGCCAGGGAGGAGGCGATCACCCCGACGGAAGTCCCGGTTGTGGTAAGTTTGTTCAGATCCTCTGTTAACTCGCCGGCCTTCTCGACCCTCAAGAGAGCGTCCCGGTGTTGTTTCAAACACCGCAGGGAACCGGCCTTGGTGTACCTGTCGGCGTCGAAGGTAAAGCCGGCCTTCTGCCTTATTCTCCTGATCTCGCCAAGGACCACCTTGCTGTAGGTGTAGGATAGGACGGTGGTACTTCGAAGGAAAACAGGGCCCCCGATCTTCTCGGACAGCGCAAAAGCGCGATTCGTGAAATCCAGGAGTTCCTGAGGATTGGCCGGAACCAGCATGGGGGCTGAGGAAAGGAGGGCATAGTATCTGGAATCCTGCTCGACCATTCCGTAATAAACGTTGGGATCATCGCCGACGTAAATGACCAGACCGCCCACGGTACCGGAGGCCGCCACAGACAGGACGGTGTCGGCAGCGACGTTCAACCCGGACATTTTCATGGTAATGAGAGTGCGGAGACCGGCCCATGAGTGGCCGGCGGCGATGTCCATGGCCACCTTTTCATTAATGGCCCACTGTGCCTTAAGTTCCGTTTTTCCGTTCTGGAGGGCCTCAATAACCGGGGTGATGGGAGTCCCGGGATAGCCTGTAACGAGAGTAACTCCCGATTCTACACAGGCGCGCGCAACGGCCTCGTTCCCGGAAAGGAGGATCTCCTCCCCGGGACTGTCCATAAATATTGATGGCTTAATTGGTGAGGACTCCGGATTACGTCCACCTATTTGAGAAGCGATGATATCTCCTTGAACTGGGGGGTTCCCGAGTGACCCAGCAGCTGAAAGGCCGCCGTCTCGGATGAGGTGATAATCGCCCCGGCTCTCTGAATGAAACGAATTCCCCAGTCCCGGTTGTCATCCGACCTGGAACACACCGCATCCCAGGGAACATGCACATTATAGCCCATATCCATGAGGTCCAGGGCGGTTTGAAGAACGCATATGTGGGTTTCCATGCCCGTAAGGAGTACCGTCCTGCGCCCCAGGGCGTCCATCCGTTTGACAAATTCCTCCTCGCCACAGCAGGAAAAATGGATCTTCTCGACATGATCAATTCCCTTAAGGGTCGTTGCCAAAGGCTCAACGGTGGGGCCGAGGCCTTTGGTATACTGCTGTGTATGAACGACGGGAAAATCCAGGAGATCCGCCAGCCTGAGGAGAACCCCGATGGCGTCAACCACCTGGCCGCGCCTTTTCATCACTTTTGCGAGCCTCTCCTGGACATCGACGACGAGCAGGACCATATCGGAAGCGTTCAATTTCATCTTTTTTCTCATGTGGAAGTCCCTTTCAGAGCCTTTTGCGATTTGGGGGAAAGTCCGGCAGAAAGGATCAATGCCCTTCATTCGGTTCCAACGATTGGTACCCCAGGCCCCCTGAAATCTCGGAACAGGCCTTCTTTATGAGGGGTACATACTCCTTCCTGATCTTTTCAAGGGTCATTCTCACCGAAGGGGCGGATATGGACAGGGCCCCCACCACTTTACGGGTATAATCGTAAATGGGGACGGCCACGCATCTAACACCCTCATCCCACTCCTCGTCGTCTATGGCATAGCCCTTTTCCTTGACTTCCATCAAGTGCTTGATGATGAGGTCGCGGTCTGAAATGGTATTTCGGGTATACTGCTTGAGTTCCTTCCGACCGAGAACGCTCATGATGTCTTCCATGGACTCATATGCCAATTGCGCCTTGCCGATGGCGGAACAGTAGGTCGGCACACGGCACCCAACGCGAGAGAGAACCCTGACCGTATTATTCGACTCCGCCACATCCAGGTAAAAAGCATGACGATCCTTAAGTATTCCAACGTAAATGGTCTCGTTAACTTTTTTGTTCAGCGCCTCCATGACAGGACGCGCCACACGCAGGAGGCCCGCATGACGAATAAAAGTCTGGCCTAACTCCAAAGTCTTCAACCCTAATCGATAGTTGTCCGTAGAGGTGTTCTGCTCAATATAGCCCCGGCTCTCTAACGTCGCAAGGATGCGAAAAATGTTGTTTTTGTGCAGTCTCAAGCGGCGGCTGAGTTCGGTGATTCCAATCTCGTCCTCATCGCCCTGGAACGCCTCAAGGACGTTAAGAGCGTGATCCACGGATTGGATCATGTAATCCGACTTTTTCCGCTTCGTGTAGGTCATCTTTTCCTCCTTGCCCTGCCATCCCCTAATTCAGGGAGGGCATCTCTCAACCCTGTAACGGAACCGGTGTAAAACTCCATGGAAACCCTTCCCCGCCAGCGGTTCGACAGGCTCACCATCCTGAGCTTACCGAAGGAGCGAAGCGAACCCATCTCAGGATGCACGCTCCGCATAAATCCCGTTTGATGGACTTTTTGCGAAGTCATCAATGCGCCCACTTAAAGAGCGCCCAAATCGAAGATTTGTGAGGAAAGCGGAAATGACACTTTTCGCTTTCCGTGGAGTAAAAAGCCATTAATGGACTTTTTACGACCCTAATAAATGTTTACTCGGAAATAAATCAGGATTGTATTGATGAGACTGGGAGAAGTCAAGGAACAGTGATCTATTCGCCGGGCGTATTCCCCTTGCCGACCAGATATCCCATTTTCCTGGAAACCTCCCTGGCCTGTGACAGGACCTCGGGCGCTATCTCCTTTTTGATCCGTTCAATGGACATTCTATTAGTCGGCCCACTGACGGATATGCACCCCTGGACCTTGCCGTAGTAATCCAGAATCGGCGCCGCCACACACTTAAGACCCAGATTCCACTCCTCACGGTCGACGGCAAAACCCGACGCCCTTATGGACCTCCACTCCTTTCTCAGGAGATCCGGATCCGTAATGGTGTTTGGGGTAAACCTCTCCAGATCAAGATGCTTCAAAATCCCTTCAGCCTGCTCCGCCTCGATAAAGGCAAGAAACACTTTGCCGGTGGCGGTACAGTGCGGCGCCACCCTGGAACCAAGGCGCGATACCACCTGAATCTTCTGATCGGAAATGGCCTCGTCAAGGTAAAAAACATAGTCGCCCCGCAGGACGGACAGATAGGCATTCTCCCTCAATTTCGCGGTAAGGGATATCATACACGGCTGAGAAACTGAAAGGAGGTTTGTGTGGCGAAGATAGGCCTGCCCGGCCTCGAACGCTTTTAACCCCAGGCGATAATTTCCGGTCTCCGGATTCTGCTCCACGTAACCACGGTTTTCAAGGGTGGCGAGTATCCTGAAAACATTGTTCTTATGGAGGCCGAGCAACTTTGACAGTTGGGTAACGCCGACTTCGGGATCACTGCTGCGAAAGGCCTCAAGAACATCAAACGCATGATCAACGGAATGGATGATATAGTCGCTTTTTTTCCTCTTTACCATCCGCAGACCCCAATATTGATAGTGTCGCAAAAAGTCCATTCGTGGCTTTTTGCTCAACGGAAAGCGAAAAGTGTCATTTTCACTTTCCTTACAAATCAATAGCTTACGTTGCAAGCCATCGATTTGGGCGCCCTCTCCGGGCGCATTGATGACTTTTTGCGAAGTCATCAATATTATTTGAAAAAATCGGATTGTCACTTACGGTCGGAACAGACCCGCCGTCGGCAC
This is a stretch of genomic DNA from Deltaproteobacteria bacterium. It encodes these proteins:
- a CDS encoding hydrolase, producing the protein MRKKMKLNASDMVLLVVDVQERLAKVMKRRGQVVDAIGVLLRLADLLDFPVVHTQQYTKGLGPTVEPLATTLKGIDHVEKIHFSCCGEEEFVKRMDALGRRTVLLTGMETHICVLQTALDLMDMGYNVHVPWDAVCSRSDDNRDWGIRFIQRAGAIITSSETAAFQLLGHSGTPQFKEISSLLK
- a CDS encoding indolepyruvate ferredoxin oxidoreductase subunit beta — translated: MEYNVVAAGIGGQGLVLFSEIFTKSMLREGLNASFYVHSGLAQLGGSVRSHIRCGKRICPKISMGCADLIVSLETAEILHAIPYLKKDGTALISKVKLQPYMSKMSPEAYPAEEEIGAMFAVSGAQAVFVPAGRIARNAGHIQAVNMAMLGCVVAQSGIVETESVVLTIRENLDRGEDINVEAFWKGYEFVTGKDYN
- a CDS encoding IclR family transcriptional regulator is translated as MTYTKRKKSDYMIQSVDHALNVLEAFQGDEDEIGITELSRRLRLHKNNIFRILATLESRGYIEQNTSTDNYRLGLKTLELGQTFIRHAGLLRVARPVMEALNKKVNETIYVGILKDRHAFYLDVAESNNTVRVLSRVGCRVPTYCSAIGKAQLAYESMEDIMSVLGRKELKQYTRNTISDRDLIIKHLMEVKEKGYAIDDEEWDEGVRCVAVPIYDYTRKVVGALSISAPSVRMTLEKIRKEYVPLIKKACSEISGGLGYQSLEPNEGH
- a CDS encoding IclR family transcriptional regulator; amino-acid sequence: MVKRKKSDYIIHSVDHAFDVLEAFRSSDPEVGVTQLSKLLGLHKNNVFRILATLENRGYVEQNPETGNYRLGLKAFEAGQAYLRHTNLLSVSQPCMISLTAKLRENAYLSVLRGDYVFYLDEAISDQKIQVVSRLGSRVAPHCTATGKVFLAFIEAEQAEGILKHLDLERFTPNTITDPDLLRKEWRSIRASGFAVDREEWNLGLKCVAAPILDYYGKVQGCISVSGPTNRMSIERIKKEIAPEVLSQAREVSRKMGYLVGKGNTPGE